From Harpia harpyja isolate bHarHar1 chromosome 19, bHarHar1 primary haplotype, whole genome shotgun sequence, one genomic window encodes:
- the SLC45A3 gene encoding solute carrier family 45 member 3 isoform X1, translating into MAQRAWVSMLFHNRKTQLLLVNSLTFGLEVCLAAGITYVPPLLLEVGVEEKFMTMVLGIGPVLGLVFVPLIGSASDHWHSSYGRRRPFIWMLCLGVLLSLFVIPHASRLASLFALNTRPLEIAFLILGIGLLDFCGQVCFTPLEALLSDLFQEPDNCRQAFSMYAFMISLGGCIGYLLPAIDWGGSFLAPYLGGQETCLFSLLAIIFLGCVLATLFVTEEAATQADVLDGPALKDVPLKSSPPACCSCQVSRSSCLLQARHMMQALRNLCTLVPRLHSLYCRIPKVIRRLFVAELCSWMALMTFMLFYTDFVGEGLYHGVPRAKPGTDARRHYDEGVRMGSLGLFLQCITSIFFSTIMDRMVKQFGTRAVYLASVVFFPVAAFVMCLSHSVIVVTISAALTGFTFSALQILPYTLASLYHHEKQVFLHKYKSEEEEDAARLEKKSAFSKGHLPSQKLPYQNGHAGSLFSSSSPSSSPPAAGSALCVSSSCDVSLMMMVGEPDSVAPGRGICLDLAILDSAFLLSQVVPSLFMGSIVQFTQSVTAYMVSAAGFGLVAIYFATKVVFDKSDMAKCSV; encoded by the exons ATGGCTCAGAGAGCCTGGGTCAGCATGCTCTTCCACAACCGCAAGACCCAGCTCCTGCTGGTCAACTCCCTGACGTTCGGCCTGGAGGTCTGCCTGGCTGCAGGGATAACCTACGTGCCTCCGCTGCTGCTGGAAGTGGGCGTGGAGGAGAAGTTCATGACCATGGTTTTGG ggaTAGGACCTGTCCTTGGCTTGGTTTTTGTCCCACTGATCGGATCCGCCAGCGACCACTGGCACAGCAGCTATGGCCGAAGGCGACCTTTCATCTGGATGCTTTGTCTGGGAGTCTTGCTGAGCCTCTTTGTTATCCCACATGCCAGCAGGCTGGCCAGCCTGTTTGCCCTCAACACTCGGCCGCTGGAGATTGCCTTCCTCATCCTGGGCATCGGGTTACTGGATTTCTGCGGCCAGGTCTGCTTTACTCCACTGGAGGCCCTGCTCTCAGACCTCTTCCAGGAGCCAGACAACTGCCGCCAGGCCTTCTCCATGTACGCCTTCATGATCAGCTTGGGGGGCTGCATCGGCTACCTGCTTCCAGCCATTGACTGGGGTGGCAGCTTTCTGGCCCCGTACCTGGGAGGGCAGGAGACCTGCCTCTTCAGCCTCCTTGCCATCATTTTCCTCGGCTGTGTGCTGGCCACGCTCTTTGTGACAGAGGAGGCAGCCACCCAGGCAGATGTTCTGGATGGCCCCGCGCTGAAGGACGTTCCCCTTAAGTCctcacctcctgcctgctgctcttgccaGGTCTCCAGGAGCTCATGTCTGCTGCAGGCCAGGCACATGATGCAGGCCCTGAGAAACCTTTGCACACTGGTGCCACGGCTTCACAGCCTCTACTGCCGCATCCCCAAGGTCATCCGGCGCCTGTTCGTGGCCGAGCTCTGCAGCTGGATGGCACTCATGACTTTCATGCTGTTCTACACAGACTTTGTTGGGGAAGGGCTGTACCACGGCGTCCCCAGAGCCAAGCCAGGCACGGATGCCAGACGCCACTATGATGAAG GTGTCCGGATGGGTAGTTTGGGCCTCTTCCTGCAATGCATCACATCCATCTTCTTTTCGACAATCATGGACCGGATGGTGAAGCAGTTTGGGACGCGGGCGGTCTACCTGGCCAGCGTGGTGTTCTTCCCCGTGGCTGCCTTCGTCATGTGCCTCTCCCACAGTGTCATTGTTGTTACCATCTCAGCTGCTCTGACGGGCTTCACCTTCTCTGCACTCCAGATCCTGCCATACACACTGGCATCACTGTATCATCACGAAAAACAG GTATTTTTGCATAAATATAAGAGCGAAGAGGAGGAAGACGCAGCTCGACTGGAGAAGAAATCAGCCTTCTCTAAAGGCCACCTTCCCAGCCAGAAGCTGCCTTACCAGAATGGACATGCTGGGAgcctcttctcttcttcctctccctcctcctctcctccagccgcCGGCTCGGCTCTGTGCGTCAGCTCCTCCTGCGACGTCTCGCTCATGATGATGGTGGGAGAACCGGACTCAGTGGCTCCTGGCCGAGGGATCTGCCTGGACCTGGCTATTTTGGACAGTGCTTTCCTCCTTTCTCAGGTTGTCCCCTCCCTCTTCATGGGGTCCATCGTCCAGTTTACGCAGTCAGTGACTGCCTACATGGTGTCAGCTGCTGGCTTTGGCCTGGTAGCCATTTACTTTGCGACCAAAGTTGTCTTTGATAAGAGTGACATGGCGAAGTGTTCAGTGTGA
- the SLC45A3 gene encoding solute carrier family 45 member 3 isoform X2 yields the protein MAQRAWVSMLFHNRKTQLLLVNSLTFGLEVCLAAGITYVPPLLLEVGVEEKFMTMVLGIGPVLGLVFVPLIGSASDHWHSSYGRRRPFIWMLCLGVLLSLFVIPHASRLASLFALNTRPLEIAFLILGIGLLDFCGQVCFTPLEALLSDLFQEPDNCRQAFSMYAFMISLGGCIGYLLPAIDWGGSFLAPYLGGQETCLFSLLAIIFLGCVLATLFVTEEAATQADVLDGPALKDVPLKSSPPACCSCQVSRSSCLLQARHMMQALRNLCTLVPRLHSLYCRIPKVIRRLFVAELCSWMALMTFMLFYTDFVGEGLYHGVPRAKPGTDARRHYDEGVRMGSLGLFLQCITSIFFSTIMDRMVKQFGTRAVYLASVVFFPVAAFVMCLSHSVIVVTISAALTGFTFSALQILPYTLASLYHHEKQRIGRRGIQSGCCFHSVRDRWQKPARPPQLELLDLHRLCIFA from the exons ATGGCTCAGAGAGCCTGGGTCAGCATGCTCTTCCACAACCGCAAGACCCAGCTCCTGCTGGTCAACTCCCTGACGTTCGGCCTGGAGGTCTGCCTGGCTGCAGGGATAACCTACGTGCCTCCGCTGCTGCTGGAAGTGGGCGTGGAGGAGAAGTTCATGACCATGGTTTTGG ggaTAGGACCTGTCCTTGGCTTGGTTTTTGTCCCACTGATCGGATCCGCCAGCGACCACTGGCACAGCAGCTATGGCCGAAGGCGACCTTTCATCTGGATGCTTTGTCTGGGAGTCTTGCTGAGCCTCTTTGTTATCCCACATGCCAGCAGGCTGGCCAGCCTGTTTGCCCTCAACACTCGGCCGCTGGAGATTGCCTTCCTCATCCTGGGCATCGGGTTACTGGATTTCTGCGGCCAGGTCTGCTTTACTCCACTGGAGGCCCTGCTCTCAGACCTCTTCCAGGAGCCAGACAACTGCCGCCAGGCCTTCTCCATGTACGCCTTCATGATCAGCTTGGGGGGCTGCATCGGCTACCTGCTTCCAGCCATTGACTGGGGTGGCAGCTTTCTGGCCCCGTACCTGGGAGGGCAGGAGACCTGCCTCTTCAGCCTCCTTGCCATCATTTTCCTCGGCTGTGTGCTGGCCACGCTCTTTGTGACAGAGGAGGCAGCCACCCAGGCAGATGTTCTGGATGGCCCCGCGCTGAAGGACGTTCCCCTTAAGTCctcacctcctgcctgctgctcttgccaGGTCTCCAGGAGCTCATGTCTGCTGCAGGCCAGGCACATGATGCAGGCCCTGAGAAACCTTTGCACACTGGTGCCACGGCTTCACAGCCTCTACTGCCGCATCCCCAAGGTCATCCGGCGCCTGTTCGTGGCCGAGCTCTGCAGCTGGATGGCACTCATGACTTTCATGCTGTTCTACACAGACTTTGTTGGGGAAGGGCTGTACCACGGCGTCCCCAGAGCCAAGCCAGGCACGGATGCCAGACGCCACTATGATGAAG GTGTCCGGATGGGTAGTTTGGGCCTCTTCCTGCAATGCATCACATCCATCTTCTTTTCGACAATCATGGACCGGATGGTGAAGCAGTTTGGGACGCGGGCGGTCTACCTGGCCAGCGTGGTGTTCTTCCCCGTGGCTGCCTTCGTCATGTGCCTCTCCCACAGTGTCATTGTTGTTACCATCTCAGCTGCTCTGACGGGCTTCACCTTCTCTGCACTCCAGATCCTGCCATACACACTGGCATCACTGTATCATCACGAAAAACAG CGAATCGGCAGAAGGGGCATCCAAAGTGGCTGTTGCTTCCACTCTGTGCGGGATCGTTGGCAAAAGCCTGCAAGGCCACCTCAGCTGGAGCTCCTTGATTTGCACAGGCTGT GTATTTTTGCATAA